The genomic region CACAGCATGCAGTTGCAATAGTTCCATACTCGATGGACTGGTGTAGTTCATGAGTGATATTAAAAACACTAATATTTTACCATAGGTTCAGTCTAGTTTGGGTTATTCTGAGCGATGCCCAAGAGTTCCTATGCACAAGAGTTCCTTAGCTGCTCGAGTTTGTGTTTCAACTGTTCTCTCCTCCGCCTCAACTGCTCTTTCTCTGCAATCAGTCTGTGTTCATCTGACTGAATGGAAAGAACGTACTCCGTTGCTTTTTTCAGGATGACAACCTTGGGCGCCTTTTCGTTGTTGGCCACCTCTGGTATCTGGTCACGCAAGGCAAAGAAACTCAGCTTCAGCTCATTTCTCCTCTGGCGCTCCAAGACGTTGTGCGTTCGCCTCTTGTCGTTCTCTTCAGAATCTGACGTGCGGGGACTCGAGCATTTTCGGTTATTGCTGATCTGTTTGAGGACTCTGCCACTGTCCAACTTTAGCCTTTTTGCAGCTGGGTATTCAACCTTGGTGGAAGGAGGAGCGGCATAATTGTGCTGATGGATGTTGACGTGACACCGTTTGAGGACCAGTGGGCTGTGGTGGGGCTTACTGTGCTCTTCTGATGTGtctgtgctggactctgtgcTGGATTCCGATTCATTTGCTTCAGCTAATGTAACGACATCAATTTCCTcatcttcttcttgttcttcttctgcAAGGGggtgaaaaaaacataaaaattattGTTTCAGCAGCTGACCTGTGCAGATACTCTCAAGACCACTGTATTTATAAGGGAAAGTTACTCTGAGCTGCACAGTGAGGAAGGAACCCACTGACAAACCCTTCTTAAACCCATTTGATCCTGCTGGACTCCACTTTCCCCAAGAGCCTTTCCTTTAAGGAAGCAACACTTCGAGTGCAATAGGACACGCGGACCGCGCTTCAAAACCCAGCTCCCTGATTTCAAAAGTTGCAAAGATCTTGCGTAATTCTGAGGAGCGCATGAAAGATAGCAGGAAAGTTTAACCTCGGTTGTCAGCAGTACAGCGCAATAAAGCTCTCAGACTCAAGCTGCCCTTAATTAAGGATTTAGAAGGCTTTGGCCACGCCTCAAAAGAAAGCTTACTTAACACACATGTGTATTCAGAGACATTTTCTGAATCTCTCTGGATCTGCTAATTTGTGGAAAATccgaaagggagaaaaaggaaagctgaaggACTTTTGAGCAGACACTCACTTTCAATCCAAATTTATGAGTGAGCGGAACACGCTGTCAAATACCTAAGGAAGCGTTTCTAAAACTTTCCCAGCCCCATTCACTCCTCTGCAGTCACTTTCACTAGCACCTCCCTGACTGCACATTCCCCCCGCGGCTCTCGAGTTAACTCCTTCCCGGCCCACGGGTGGCACCGGGAACAGCTTCACCGGGACACCGCACTGGAGACCGGCTCTGACCCCGTTACTAAAAATTCCTCTGTCCCTCCTCCgccttttttctccccctttcctccctccaCCCCTGGAGGGAAATCTGGGCTCCTTTTCCAGGAAATAAATTCGTCGTGAGTCTCTCCCTGTCTCGCTAACGTGGCATTTAAAAAAGCCCAAGCGAAGCGTGGGGGGGGAGAGGCGGGCGGGGGGCTGCCGTCTCGCTCCCCCAGCGGAGCCCCCAAGGCGCCGTGCGGGTTTCCACTCCCTCTCCCGAACACGCGTGGGCCCCACTCACCCGAGTCGCTGCTGGTGGTGGGCGGTGTGTCGACGCCCAGCAGGGACGCGGGGCTGGCGCCGGGCGGTCCGGCCCGCGGAGCCCGCTCGCTGAGCGGGTAGGGGAAGACGACTGAGGGGTCGATGCAGTCCGCAGCGGCGGCGCCCAGGTCGTGCAGGTAGAGGCCGGCAGAGGCGACGGGGGAGCCGGCgaggccgggcggcggcggcgcggagggCGGCGGACCGGGGCGGGTGGCGGGGCCCCCCTCCCGGCGGGCCGCCTGGTAGGAGGCCAGCTTCTCGGAGACCACCTTCTCCAGCTTGGCGGCGGCGGAGAAGCCGCTCCACATACAGTCCTGGATGATGATGGACTTGACGAAGGACTCGTCGTCCGGGTCGCAGATGAAGCTCTGGTTGACCATGTCCCCCCCGAGGAGCTCAGTCACTATCTCCAGCTGGTCGGCGGTGGAGGGGAAGCAGGAGGCGGCGGCCAGACTGGAGCGGCGACTGGGGGAGAGTGGCGGCGTCGGCAGCAATTCAAACTTCTTCCAGATGTCCTCGGACGGGGCGGGGGGCTGCAGCTCGCTGCCCCGCTGCTGTGCCGCCAGGTAgaagttctcctcctcctcctcgaaGTAGAAGTAGGGCTGCACCGAGTCGTAATCGTAGTCGTAGTTCTTGCTGGGGAAGCCGGCGCTGAGCGGCATCGCGGCGGCTGGTGCCTGCGGGcggcagagaggagaggggggtgCTCGAGTGAGCTTCGCTCTGCCGCGGGGATCGGCTTCCCCGGCCTCGGCGGGACCACCAGCCCCCCCGGCGTGCGGTGCTACCTCCCGGCTCCCCACGCCGGGCCGGCGGGGAAACGCGCAGTCGCgtttagtaattaaaaaaacgataataagaaaaaaaatgcacaacctCCCTTCACCCGCGTCCAAGCTCGGCAGGGCAACCGGGCGGCGCGACCTGATCTACCGAGGGATCGGCTCCCGGGCCACCCTCCCCGCGATCGGGGGCTCCCCGGGAGCGGCTCCCGCAGCTCGGCCGCCCTGCGCCGCCCGGTGCAGCTTAGCTCAGATcgcctccccgcccgccgcccctccGCGCTCACACAGGGAACAGCTCCGGCCGGCACGGAGCCCCTGCTCTCCCGGAGTCGCAGCGCCAGCCCCATCCCGCGTCCCCCGGAGGGAAGGAGCGGCGAGCGCCCGACAGCTTCCAGCCGAGAGCTGGGCTACTCCCCAGCTACCCACCTGGGCAGCGCACGGGGACGGACCTTGGCAAACTTTGCCAAATCgtgtaatatatacatatatacacgcatatatatgcatataagcaATACTTGCAATAACCATGACCTTTCCTTGCGGGGAAACAAATGCATCCCCCCACACCACCCTCCTTTCTCACCCCAAAAAATTAAAATCCGAGCACAAGAAAAAGGATGAGGAACGCCGGTGCCGGTGCCCCGGCAGAGGAGAGCGTCCCTCGGGAGGGACCGTCGGTATCCACGTCCGCGGAGCGCAGCTCCGCCGGCAGCCCGGGTGTCACCAGCCCGTGTCAGTCCAACGCCACAACCGCGAGGGATCGAGTGATGGGAAAAGCAGAGCCCCGCAACTCACCGGCTTCTCCAACGCGCCAGCTGGGAAACGTAGCGAGGCAATTATTGCGGGCGGCGCGGGGAAcgacaaaatgaggaaaaaaattatatatgtagtaaaatataattaaaaagaacCACCGGAAAGTacggtggaaaaaaagaaaaaaaaaaaggacaaaacgtCGGGAGAATGTATCGCTCTTCCTCCCACCACGGGTTCAAAAACACACGGAGCAGCGGAGAGAAGCCGCCTTCCCGGCGTGCAGCAGATTGTAAGGTCCAAGGCGGCGCGGCGCGCTCTGTCCGGTACAATAGAAGTTTAGTTGCTTTCCTCCTTTAAAGCGCCGgcgaggggcgggcgggaggTGCCGCGGGGGCGGGGGCAGCACCGCGGGGCCCTGCGCGCTCCCGCCCCGCGCTCCAGTCCGCGCCGCGAGGGGGCGGCCGCGCTGCCCCGCGCTTCTCCCCCTCCCGCAACTCGGCTGCGGAGAGATCCGCGCCGGCGCTTTTCTGCCGAGCTCCGCTGGGCGGGAGGGAGCGAAGCGCTGGGGGAGGCGATGCAGCTCCGCggccctttttatttattttactgttttgtttttttttgctttttactacGAGCCGAGCAAGGAGAGGTCGGAAGTAAacatagtaaagaaaaaaatactagtaGGGATTAAAAGGCAGCTCCTGGCCGCTCCCCTCTTCCCGCCGGCTTTCCAGCAGGGAGAGCGCGATGCCCCCCGATGGCGGCGGCAGGGGAAGGGGCTTCGCCCTGTTCCTCTGCCCACCCTACAGAGGCCTCGTCGCGCATCGAGGGGAGGGGGGCGGCCGGAGGGCGGCGGGGAGGCGCTGGTTCCCGGCACAAAGGAGCGTGTGTGGTtcgggcacccccagccccgtccGCCGCTTGATTATCCCGCCTCTGCCGGCGCCTGCAGAGGATTAAACGGGGAGAAGGAGGCTGCGGGGGGCGGAGGCGGAGCCCCACGGGGGTCACCTTGTAGCCACGCTCCCTTTGACGGTCCACGGGTGtgtccccgccccggcctttGACGGCCCCCACTCGGACACCCACCGGTGGCCCCTTCCTCGCCCCAGGGCGACCCCCCGCCCTTCGGCCATCCCCGAGAGGGCGGTGAGCTGCAGCGGCTTCCGAGCCTCGGCGGGGCGCCCCCACACCCTCACAAATTGGTCCGGCCGGGACCGGGGCCCCGGCCCCGCCAAACCGTTATCTGCCGCCGGCGACCCGTGCGGACACCCCCGACCCCCGCCCGCGCAGCTCACGCACCTGCGGTTCCCCCCACCCCGAGCTGCACCCCGCGCACCCTACGGCCCTTCTCCCGACTGCACTGGGCTCCGCACCCACGGGAGATGGATGGACAACCCGGTGTGCCCCCTCAAAACGCTTCCAAGCCGCTGTCCCGTCCCTACCGCGGGCAGCCCCGCCGCGATTTTTTTATTGctatatgtgtatttatttatccCCAGCCCCAGCATTTTTCTAAGCGCACGGCGAGCTCCAGCCTTCGGGGGTGATCAGGGGCGCTGGGCCGCCCCGCAAGGCGAGAGGACTTCCCTCCCCACGCCCCGatctcccctcttcccccccatcTCGCATCTCCCCTCCCCCGCCGCGCTGGGGGCGGCCCCGTtttcccgccgccgctgccgtgGGGCCAtcgcgccccctgccggccggaGCGCGCCCGCGGGAGGCAGCGCCCAGCCCCCTTCCGCCCCGGGCACCTGCGGCTCTTCCGACCCCCCAGCTCCTCCGACCCCCCAGCGCCCTGGGCTGCGCTCCCCACCAAAAAACGCCTCCCTCCAAATACCccctctggtttttttttttgaccatttCTGCTGAGCGGCGTTTCGCCGAGCAAAGTGTCTGCAAACATCAAAGTCCTCACGGAGCAGAGGGCTGGAAGCAAAAG from Patagioenas fasciata isolate bPatFas1 chromosome 2, bPatFas1.hap1, whole genome shotgun sequence harbors:
- the MYC gene encoding myc proto-oncogene protein, producing MPLSAGFPSKNYDYDYDSVQPYFYFEEEEENFYLAAQQRGSELQPPAPSEDIWKKFELLPTPPLSPSRRSSLAAASCFPSTADQLEIVTELLGGDMVNQSFICDPDDESFVKSIIIQDCMWSGFSAAAKLEKVVSEKLASYQAARREGGPATRPGPPPSAPPPPGLAGSPVASAGLYLHDLGAAAADCIDPSVVFPYPLSERAPRAGPPGASPASLLGVDTPPTTSSDSEEEQEEDEEIDVVTLAEANESESSTESSTDTSEEHSKPHHSPLVLKRCHVNIHQHNYAAPPSTKVEYPAAKRLKLDSGRVLKQISNNRKCSSPRTSDSEENDKRRTHNVLERQRRNELKLSFFALRDQIPEVANNEKAPKVVILKKATEYVLSIQSDEHRLIAEKEQLRRRREQLKHKLEQLRNSCA